The proteins below are encoded in one region of Candidatus Binatia bacterium:
- a CDS encoding SDR family NAD(P)-dependent oxidoreductase — MPRLSTRSRSVEGKVVLVTGAASGMGRATAHLFADEGAKVAVTDLNAEGVGQVVDEITGAGGVARGWALDVSDGEQIRAVVGEIDRDLGGVDVLVNNAGISIGAPIGADDYETHWDRALSVMLTAQVRLVRACLPLLQRSGEGRIINIASSEGLGAQLYAGPYTAAKHGVIGLTRSLAVELGKTGITANCVCPGPIRTGMTAAIPDDAKEKFAHRRVPLARYGDPEEVAHATLNLALPAASYINGVTLPVDGGMTIKN; from the coding sequence ATGCCACGCCTCAGTACGAGAAGTCGGTCGGTCGAGGGAAAGGTCGTTCTGGTCACGGGAGCGGCGAGCGGAATGGGCCGAGCGACGGCGCATCTCTTCGCGGACGAAGGCGCGAAGGTCGCGGTGACGGACCTGAACGCGGAAGGTGTCGGGCAAGTCGTGGACGAAATCACCGGGGCGGGTGGTGTTGCGCGAGGGTGGGCTCTCGATGTCAGCGATGGTGAGCAGATCCGCGCCGTCGTCGGCGAGATCGATCGTGACCTCGGCGGCGTCGACGTGCTCGTCAACAATGCGGGCATCTCGATCGGTGCGCCGATCGGGGCGGATGACTACGAAACGCATTGGGACCGCGCGCTCTCGGTCATGCTGACCGCGCAGGTGCGGCTCGTTCGGGCGTGCCTACCGTTGCTCCAGCGCAGCGGCGAGGGACGCATCATCAACATCGCGTCGAGTGAAGGCCTCGGCGCGCAGTTGTACGCGGGGCCGTATACGGCGGCGAAGCACGGAGTGATCGGTCTCACGCGCTCGCTCGCCGTCGAACTCGGGAAGACCGGAATCACCGCGAATTGTGTCTGCCCCGGGCCGATTCGAACCGGCATGACCGCGGCCATCCCTGATGACGCGAAGGAGAAGTTCGCCCATCGTCGTGTCCCGCTGGCGCGGTACGGGGACCCTGAGGAGGTCGCCCACGCGACCCTGAACCTGGCGCTTCCTGCCGCGTCGTACATCAACGGGGTGACCCTCCCGGTCGACGGTGGCATGACCATTAAGAACTGA